From the genome of bacterium, one region includes:
- a CDS encoding ABC-three component system middle component 6 has translation MILPTKHISLDKSLLGAGATVLPELKTPMTVTGIWERVKETPEIGSYGRFLLTLDFLYAIGTIELADGLIARREAP, from the coding sequence ATGATTTTACCTACGAAACATATTTCATTGGATAAATCCCTTCTTGGGGCTGGCGCGACAGTTCTGCCGGAACTGAAAACGCCCATGACCGTCACGGGAATATGGGAACGTGTTAAAGAAACTCCAGAAATTGGTTCGTATGGGAGGTTTCTGTTAACTCTCGATTTTCTCTATGCAATTGGGACCATTGAGTTGGCCGATGGTCTGATTGCCAGAAGGGAGGCGCCATGA
- a CDS encoding HNH endonuclease — MSAAPKTKLLLAFRSGDRCAFPGCGKWLTVDAPGGGDPVVVGQAAHIAGDKPDAPRFDAAMTDDERDHNNNLIYLCGDHHTQIDKQVEHFPVALLTKMKTDHESKVRDGMNDAFAEIGSPELRIATEWVYKFKPGTDLHDFSLLTPDAKILKNDLSLASRLTITMGLSVARLVSDFIQDEAQIDADYPERLKAGFLTEYYRLRHDGFKGDDLFDMMCEFAQRGMIGQARRSAGLAVLVCLFEKCDVFEK, encoded by the coding sequence ATGAGTGCGGCTCCTAAAACAAAACTTCTTCTGGCATTTCGTAGCGGTGACCGGTGTGCGTTTCCGGGGTGTGGCAAATGGCTAACGGTTGATGCTCCAGGAGGAGGTGACCCTGTTGTCGTCGGGCAGGCCGCTCATATTGCAGGTGATAAACCGGATGCCCCTCGGTTTGACGCCGCCATGACTGATGACGAGAGAGATCACAATAACAACCTCATTTATCTTTGTGGCGATCACCACACCCAAATAGATAAGCAGGTGGAACACTTCCCCGTGGCGTTGCTGACTAAAATGAAAACTGATCATGAGTCAAAAGTGCGGGATGGAATGAACGACGCTTTTGCTGAGATTGGTTCCCCTGAACTCCGGATCGCAACCGAGTGGGTGTACAAGTTCAAGCCCGGCACAGACTTGCATGACTTCTCTCTCTTGACGCCAGATGCGAAAATTCTGAAAAACGACCTTAGCTTGGCGAGTCGGCTAACCATCACGATGGGTTTGAGTGTCGCGCGTCTGGTGAGTGATTTTATTCAGGATGAAGCCCAGATTGATGCGGATTACCCTGAACGTTTGAAGGCCGGTTTCTTGACAGAGTATTACAGGCTCCGTCATGATGGTTTCAAAGGCGATGATTTATTTGATATGATGTGTGAGTTTGCGCAACGAGGCATGATAGGGCAGGCGAGACGGTCTGCCGGCTTGGCTGTTTTGGTGTGCCTATTCGAGAAATGTGATGTATTTGAAAAATGA
- a CDS encoding DEAD/DEAH box helicase: MSRPRLLLADGVGLGKTIQAGLILTELMARRIAHRILIVSPAGPLMEQWKTEMLERFGLRATVIDRAKLNDIHRSTEFGANPFDHIAIGLASMDFLKQETVLDQLERATYDVVVIDEAHHCMDLGASGERDDSLRRRMAEVLARRCDCLILTTATPHDGNDRSFASLCELLDYSLVDSRGGLRGTRFQSHVVRRLKDHIKDPVSPGGGVGGYP, from the coding sequence ATGAGCCGACCCCGCTTGCTTCTGGCCGATGGCGTTGGTCTCGGTAAAACCATTCAGGCCGGTTTGATCCTGACGGAGTTGATGGCCCGGCGTATTGCTCACCGGATCCTGATTGTCTCACCCGCAGGTCCCCTCATGGAACAGTGGAAGACCGAGATGCTGGAACGGTTTGGTTTGCGGGCAACAGTCATTGACCGTGCCAAACTGAATGATATCCACAGAAGTACCGAATTTGGAGCCAACCCGTTCGATCACATCGCCATTGGGTTAGCCTCCATGGATTTTCTCAAGCAGGAGACCGTTCTTGATCAACTGGAGCGCGCCACTTATGACGTGGTTGTGATTGATGAGGCCCATCACTGCATGGATTTGGGCGCATCAGGAGAACGGGATGATTCCCTGCGCCGACGTATGGCTGAAGTCCTGGCGCGCCGCTGTGATTGCCTGATTCTTACCACGGCCACGCCGCATGACGGGAACGACCGCTCCTTTGCGTCGCTCTGTGAACTTCTTGACTATTCTCTTGTGGATAGCCGGGGCGGCCTGCGCGGGACACGATTCCAGTCGCATGTGGTGCGCCGCCTGAAAGATCACATCAAGGATCCGGTTAGTCCAGGGGGTGGAGTTGGGGGATACCCATGA
- a CDS encoding helix-turn-helix transcriptional regulator, translated as MKKTNFDLYLEEQLKDPDFAERFEQAGEAWDVALQIAELREKAGLSQKALAQKLKTTQQQVSRLESPSYEGHSLSMLRRVAKALHAHVHVVFEAEPPRTGMRVAEAVTAYGTSKPA; from the coding sequence ATGAAAAAGACCAATTTTGACCTTTACTTGGAAGAGCAACTGAAGGATCCGGACTTTGCCGAGCGGTTTGAACAAGCGGGCGAGGCGTGGGATGTGGCCTTACAGATTGCGGAATTGAGGGAGAAGGCGGGGCTTTCGCAAAAGGCTCTCGCGCAGAAACTCAAAACTACCCAGCAACAGGTCAGCCGCCTCGAGTCGCCCTCATACGAAGGCCACTCGTTAAGCATGTTGCGTCGTGTGGCCAAGGCGCTCCACGCCCACGTTCATGTTGTGTTTGAAGCGGAGCCCCCTCGGACAGGGATGCGCGTGGCCGAAGCCGTGACTGCCTACGGAACCAGTAAACCAGCATGA
- a CDS encoding type II toxin-antitoxin system RelE/ParE family toxin, whose protein sequence is MEFIVEFYESASGQSPVRAFLDTLKKSDPADHAAVLRGMVKLRDRQYHREPLSKALGNGLFELRHVGRLNTRVLWFFMKGRRIIAVHGIRNKGQTILIQDLQTAQNRMRDWQERWGT, encoded by the coding sequence ATGGAGTTCATCGTAGAGTTTTACGAGAGTGCGAGCGGACAGTCGCCCGTTCGAGCATTCCTTGATACGCTTAAGAAGAGTGACCCGGCTGACCACGCGGCAGTGTTGCGCGGTATGGTGAAATTGCGTGATCGCCAGTATCACCGCGAGCCGCTGTCCAAGGCGTTGGGCAACGGCCTCTTTGAGTTGCGTCACGTTGGAAGGTTAAACACGCGCGTGCTGTGGTTCTTTATGAAAGGGCGGCGCATTATTGCAGTTCATGGCATCCGTAACAAAGGGCAGACCATTCTGATCCAGGATCTTCAAACGGCACAGAATCGGATGCGTGACTGGCAGGAAAGATGGGGAACATGA